A genomic region of Gemmata massiliana contains the following coding sequences:
- a CDS encoding Imm51 family immunity protein, which yields MAEKDEFAPLRFLDGDGSCSLMLTEFSPWAATFEELEWDGGGYSWHGVADALVRLKAPKLKKKIKYDPEGSMFVAFGPDRDALVQLARLMLEAMADPAVLREAIEKANPRLMD from the coding sequence GTGGCCGAGAAAGATGAGTTCGCACCGCTCCGGTTCCTAGACGGTGACGGGAGTTGCAGTTTGATGCTCACGGAATTCAGCCCGTGGGCCGCTACGTTTGAGGAACTGGAGTGGGACGGCGGCGGGTACAGTTGGCACGGGGTAGCCGATGCGCTCGTCCGACTCAAGGCCCCGAAGTTGAAGAAGAAGATCAAATACGATCCGGAAGGCAGCATGTTCGTCGCGTTCGGGCCGGACCGCGACGCGCTGGTGCAACTCGCCCGGTTGATGCTCGAAGCAATGGCCGATCCCGCCGTGTTGAGAGAGGCGATCGAAAAGGCAAACCCGAGGCTGATGGATTAG